Proteins from one Triticum aestivum cultivar Chinese Spring chromosome 7A, IWGSC CS RefSeq v2.1, whole genome shotgun sequence genomic window:
- the LOC123153253 gene encoding thioredoxin H5-like, which produces MGEVIAIHSLEELATVSRNKLVVVYFSATWSEPCRLISPVFHDLAKKLTNVTFLEVDVDEIKLLSLKFNVSIMPTFVFVKERVLVDQVSRASKDELENKIEKHMIA; this is translated from the exons ATGGGGGAGGTGATCGCGATCCACAGCCTTGAGGAGTTGGCTACCGTCAGCAGAAACAAGTTG GTGGTGGTTTACTTCAGTGCAACATGGTCCGAGCCATGCCGCCTCATTTCTCCAGTCTTCCATGACCTTGCCAAGAAGCTTACAAATGTTACTTTCCTAGAGGTTGATGTTGATGAAATCAAG TTACTTTCTCTCAAATTCAATGTTTCGATCATGCCGACGTTCGTGTTTGTTAAGGAACGAGTGCTCGTGGACCAGGTTTCCAGAGCTTCGAAGGATGAGCTGGAAAACAAGATTGAGAAACACATGATTGCGTAG